The Streptomyces nitrosporeus genome includes a window with the following:
- a CDS encoding NUDIX hydrolase: protein MNPADEILDIVDENDEVVGQAPRGEATARGLRHRCVFIEARDPEGRIFVHRRTSAKAVFPSYYDMFVGGVVGAGETYGDAALREAGEELGVPGLPRPEPLFKFLYEDGEHRWWSYVHQVRCALPVRPQVEEVAWHAFLSDGELEHRLGDRLWVPDGLEAYHRLRAFRAGRAGRTAGPAA from the coding sequence ATGAATCCGGCTGACGAGATCCTGGACATCGTCGACGAGAACGACGAGGTCGTCGGGCAGGCGCCACGCGGTGAGGCGACCGCACGCGGCCTTCGCCACCGCTGCGTCTTCATCGAGGCCCGGGATCCGGAGGGCCGGATCTTCGTGCACCGCAGGACGTCCGCCAAGGCGGTCTTCCCCTCGTACTACGACATGTTCGTCGGCGGGGTCGTGGGTGCGGGCGAGACCTACGGCGACGCGGCCCTGCGCGAGGCCGGCGAGGAACTGGGCGTCCCGGGGCTCCCCCGGCCCGAACCGCTGTTCAAGTTCCTCTACGAGGACGGCGAGCACCGCTGGTGGTCGTACGTCCACCAGGTGCGGTGCGCGCTCCCGGTGCGCCCGCAGGTGGAGGAGGTCGCCTGGCACGCCTTCCTGAGCGACGGGGAACTGGAGCACCGGCTGGGCGACCGGCTGTGGGTGCCGGACGGGCTGGAGGCCTACCACCGGCTCCGCGCCTTCCGCGCCGGCCGGGCGGGACGGACGGCGGGACCGGCGGCGTGA
- a CDS encoding phosphotransferase family protein, which translates to MSPVHPPGLDLGLLRGHLDRERPGLVNGPLEARLIEGGRSNLTYVVTDGTGRWVVRRPPLGHVLATAHDMKREHRVISALHPTAVPVPEPVLLCEDETVIGSQFYVMEYVEGTPFRTAEQLAPLGAERTRAAVLGLVDTLVDLHAVDPGEAGLADFGRPEGFLDRQLRRWGKQLDASRNRELAGIDELHASLGRDLPSSPAPTVVHGDYRLDNVLIGADDRIKAVLDWEMSTLGDPLTDLGLLVMYSSDLGLPESPVSTTSGAAGHPAPAELIERYAARSGRDTSALSWYTAFAWFKLAVILEGIHYRYTLGRTVGAGFDRIGDLVPVFIAHGLTTLQEG; encoded by the coding sequence ATGAGCCCAGTCCACCCGCCAGGTCTCGATCTCGGCCTGTTGCGCGGACACCTCGACCGGGAGCGGCCGGGGCTGGTGAACGGACCGCTCGAAGCCCGGCTGATCGAGGGCGGGCGCTCGAACCTGACGTACGTCGTGACGGACGGCACCGGGCGCTGGGTCGTCCGCAGGCCGCCGCTGGGCCATGTCCTGGCCACCGCGCACGACATGAAGCGCGAGCACCGGGTGATCAGCGCCCTGCACCCGACGGCCGTCCCGGTGCCGGAGCCGGTCCTGCTCTGCGAGGACGAGACGGTCATCGGCTCGCAGTTCTACGTCATGGAGTACGTGGAGGGCACTCCCTTCCGTACGGCCGAGCAGCTGGCGCCGCTGGGGGCCGAGCGGACCCGGGCGGCCGTGCTGGGGCTCGTGGACACCCTGGTGGACCTGCACGCGGTGGACCCCGGGGAGGCCGGCCTCGCTGACTTCGGGCGGCCCGAGGGCTTCCTGGACCGGCAGCTGCGCCGCTGGGGCAAGCAGCTGGACGCCTCCCGCAACCGGGAGCTGGCCGGCATCGACGAGCTGCACGCCTCGCTCGGCCGGGACCTGCCCTCCTCCCCCGCCCCCACCGTGGTCCACGGCGACTACCGCCTGGACAACGTGCTGATCGGCGCGGACGACCGGATCAAGGCGGTCCTGGACTGGGAGATGTCCACGCTCGGTGATCCGCTGACCGACCTCGGCCTGCTGGTGATGTACAGCTCCGACCTGGGCCTGCCCGAGTCGCCGGTCTCCACGACCAGCGGGGCCGCGGGCCACCCCGCCCCCGCCGAGCTGATCGAGCGCTACGCCGCCCGGTCCGGCCGGGACACCTCCGCCCTCTCCTGGTACACGGCCTTCGCGTGGTTCAAGCTGGCCGTGATCCTGGAGGGCATCCACTACCGCTACACCCTGGGCCGGACGGTCGGCGCCGGCTTCGACCGTATCGGCGATCTGGTCCCCGTCTTCATCGCGCACGGCCTCACCACCCTCCAGGAAGGCTGA
- a CDS encoding acyl-CoA dehydrogenase family protein: protein MDFAFDARTEELRTRLLAFMDEHVYPAEPVAEEQRARLASPWDTPQAVEDLKAEARRQGLWNLFLPDAEYGAGLTNLQYAPLAEISGRSPHLAPTALNCAAPDTGNMEVLFQFGSEAQRKQWLEPLLAGEIRSAFAMTEPEVASSDATNIETRIERDGDHYVVNGRKWYISGAMNPDCAVFIVMGKTDPDGEDIRRQQSMILVPRDTPGVEVRRAMRVYGYEDHSHGGHAEVVFTDVRVPASNLIGEEGGGFAIAQARLGPGRIHHCMRLIGMAERAIELMCERAVSRTAFGKPLAQQGVVQNWIADARVTVEQLRLLVLKTAWLMDTVGNRGAHTEIQAIKIATPRAVVSLLDQAVQLYGAGGVSQDTPLAELWASARTLRLADGPDEVHQRSLARREIKKYL, encoded by the coding sequence ATGGACTTCGCATTCGACGCCCGTACCGAAGAGCTGCGCACCCGGCTGCTCGCCTTCATGGACGAGCACGTGTACCCGGCCGAGCCGGTCGCCGAGGAGCAGCGCGCGCGGCTCGCGTCCCCCTGGGACACCCCGCAGGCCGTCGAGGACCTCAAGGCGGAGGCGCGGCGGCAGGGGCTGTGGAACCTCTTCCTGCCGGACGCGGAGTACGGCGCCGGGCTGACCAACCTCCAGTACGCGCCGCTGGCCGAGATCTCCGGCCGCAGCCCGCACCTGGCGCCGACCGCGCTGAACTGCGCGGCCCCGGACACCGGGAACATGGAGGTGCTCTTCCAGTTCGGCTCCGAGGCGCAGAGGAAGCAGTGGCTGGAGCCGCTGCTGGCCGGGGAGATCCGTTCGGCGTTCGCGATGACGGAGCCCGAGGTGGCCTCCTCGGACGCCACGAACATCGAGACCCGGATCGAGCGCGACGGTGACCACTACGTCGTCAACGGCCGCAAGTGGTACATCTCCGGGGCGATGAACCCGGACTGCGCGGTCTTCATCGTGATGGGCAAGACGGACCCGGACGGCGAGGACATCCGTCGCCAGCAGTCCATGATCCTGGTGCCGCGCGACACCCCGGGCGTGGAGGTGCGCCGCGCGATGCGGGTGTACGGCTACGAGGACCACTCCCACGGCGGTCACGCCGAGGTCGTCTTCACCGACGTCCGGGTGCCCGCCTCGAACCTGATCGGTGAGGAGGGCGGCGGCTTCGCCATCGCCCAGGCCCGGCTGGGGCCGGGCCGTATCCACCACTGCATGCGGCTGATCGGGATGGCCGAGCGGGCGATCGAGCTGATGTGCGAGCGGGCGGTGTCCCGTACGGCCTTCGGCAAGCCGCTCGCCCAGCAGGGCGTCGTGCAGAACTGGATCGCGGACGCCCGGGTCACGGTGGAGCAGCTGCGGCTGCTGGTGCTGAAGACCGCCTGGCTGATGGACACCGTGGGCAACCGGGGCGCGCACACCGAGATCCAGGCCATCAAGATCGCCACCCCGCGCGCGGTGGTCTCGCTCCTGGACCAGGCGGTGCAGCTGTACGGCGCGGGCGGGGTCAGCCAGGACACCCCGCTCGCCGAGCTGTGGGCGTCGGCGCGGACCCTGCGGCTGGCCGACGGTCCGGACGAGGTGCACCAGCGCTCGCTGGCGCGCCGGGAGATCAAGAAGTACCTCTGA
- a CDS encoding isoprenyl transferase: MKLLPLFLRRPIEAVYERRLATGLAGLPRPQHVGIMLDGNRRWARKEGLADVRDGYRAGGAKVTEFLTWCTAAGIERVTLFMLSDDNLGRPAEQLGPLIEIIEQTVRDITAEGRPWEVQVIGSLDMLPGASARVLKEATATTAGRGGPKVDVAVGYGGRREIVDAVKSAFQEHIAAGGDPAELAERFDIDDISRHLYSPTADHTDFIIRTSGEQRLSGFLLWQSAYAEMHWVDCYWPAFRHVDFLRALRSYANRERRFGK; this comes from the coding sequence ATGAAGCTCCTCCCGCTGTTCCTCCGCAGGCCCATCGAGGCGGTGTACGAGCGACGGCTGGCCACCGGGCTGGCGGGGCTGCCGCGCCCCCAGCACGTCGGGATCATGCTCGACGGCAACCGCCGCTGGGCCCGGAAGGAGGGCCTCGCGGACGTCCGCGACGGCTACCGGGCCGGCGGGGCCAAGGTGACGGAGTTCCTCACCTGGTGCACCGCCGCGGGGATCGAGCGGGTCACCCTCTTCATGCTCTCCGACGACAACCTCGGCCGACCCGCCGAGCAGCTCGGCCCGCTGATCGAGATCATCGAGCAGACCGTCCGGGACATCACGGCCGAGGGCCGCCCCTGGGAGGTCCAGGTGATCGGCTCCCTGGACATGCTGCCCGGCGCCAGCGCCCGGGTGCTCAAGGAGGCCACCGCCACGACGGCCGGACGCGGCGGCCCCAAGGTGGACGTCGCGGTCGGCTACGGCGGCCGGCGCGAGATCGTCGACGCGGTGAAGAGCGCCTTCCAGGAGCACATCGCGGCCGGCGGCGACCCCGCCGAACTGGCCGAGCGGTTCGACATCGACGACATCTCCCGGCACCTGTACTCGCCGACCGCCGACCACACCGACTTCATCATCCGGACCTCCGGCGAGCAGCGGCTCTCCGGCTTCCTGCTCTGGCAGTCCGCGTACGCCGAGATGCACTGGGTGGACTGCTACTGGCCGGCCTTCCGGCACGTGGACTTCCTGCGCGCCCTGCGTTCGTACGCGAACCGGGAGAGGCGCTTCGGCAAATGA
- a CDS encoding YidH family protein, with the protein MRLWFAPEGIREEGDTPDYRFSLANERTFLAWIRTALALIGGGFAVDQFLPRLTSAVRSGLALALLVAGVLCALRAVNHWVRCERAMRRGEDLPVSRFPVLLSLAVGVVALAMVVVVLFGWEGR; encoded by the coding sequence CTGCGCCTGTGGTTCGCCCCCGAGGGGATCCGCGAGGAGGGCGACACCCCGGACTACCGTTTCTCGCTGGCCAACGAGCGCACGTTCCTGGCCTGGATCCGGACGGCGCTGGCGCTGATCGGCGGTGGTTTCGCAGTCGACCAGTTCCTGCCCCGTCTGACCTCGGCGGTGCGGTCCGGGCTCGCGCTCGCCCTGCTGGTGGCCGGGGTGCTGTGCGCGCTGCGGGCCGTGAACCACTGGGTACGGTGCGAACGCGCGATGCGGCGCGGCGAGGATCTGCCGGTGTCCCGGTTCCCGGTGCTGCTGAGCCTGGCCGTCGGTGTGGTGGCCCTGGCGATGGTGGTGGTGGTCCTGTTCGGCTGGGAGGGCCGGTGA
- a CDS encoding FAD-binding dehydrogenase — translation MAYDADVIVIGAGLAGLVATAELVDAGRTVILVDQEPEQSIGGQAHWSFGGLFLVDSPEQRRLRIKDSRELALQDWYGTAGFDRKEDHWPRRWAEAYVDFAAGEKRSWLHARGVRFFPVVGWAERGGYDAGGHGNSVPRFHITWGTGPGLVAPFERRVREGVAKGLVRLEFRHRVTRLGRTAGVTDTVSGEVLEPSGAERGTASSREVTGAFEFRAQAVIVTSGGIGGNHDLVRAQWPDRLGTPPEKMLSGVPAHVDGLMLGVAEKAGARHINRDRMWHYTEGIENWNPIWARHGIRILPGPSSLWLDARGKRLPVPLFPGFDTLGTLEHIMRSGYEYTWFVLDQKIIGKEFALSGSEQNPDLTGRSVRGVIGRARADVPGPVKAFMDRGADFVVEKDLGALVRGMNALTGDGLIDEDELRREVTARDREIANPFTKDLQITAIRGARTYLGDKLIRTARPHRILDPAAGPLIAVRLNILTRKSLGGLETDLSSRVLTEDGTPLAGVYAAGEAAGFGGGGVHGYRSLEGTFLGGCVFSGRAAGRAAAAATA, via the coding sequence ATGGCGTACGACGCTGACGTGATCGTGATCGGGGCAGGGCTTGCGGGGCTGGTCGCCACCGCCGAACTCGTCGACGCGGGCCGGACGGTGATCCTGGTGGACCAGGAACCCGAGCAGTCCATCGGCGGGCAGGCCCACTGGTCCTTCGGCGGCCTCTTCCTCGTCGACTCACCCGAGCAGCGGCGCCTGCGGATCAAGGACAGCCGCGAACTCGCCCTCCAGGACTGGTACGGCACCGCGGGTTTCGACCGCAAGGAGGACCACTGGCCCCGGCGGTGGGCCGAGGCGTACGTCGACTTCGCGGCCGGTGAGAAACGCTCCTGGCTGCACGCCCGGGGGGTCCGGTTCTTCCCGGTCGTCGGCTGGGCCGAGCGCGGCGGCTACGACGCGGGCGGCCACGGGAACTCCGTCCCCCGCTTCCACATCACCTGGGGGACCGGCCCCGGCCTCGTCGCGCCCTTCGAGCGCCGGGTGCGCGAGGGTGTGGCCAAGGGGCTCGTCCGCCTGGAGTTCCGCCACCGGGTGACCCGGCTGGGCCGCACCGCCGGGGTGACCGACACGGTCTCCGGCGAGGTGCTGGAGCCCAGCGGCGCCGAGCGGGGCACCGCGAGCAGCCGTGAGGTCACCGGCGCCTTCGAGTTCCGGGCGCAGGCCGTGATCGTCACCTCCGGCGGCATCGGCGGCAACCACGACCTCGTACGCGCCCAGTGGCCGGACCGGCTGGGGACCCCGCCGGAGAAGATGCTGTCAGGCGTCCCCGCCCATGTGGACGGCCTGATGCTGGGCGTCGCGGAGAAGGCCGGCGCCCGCCACATCAACCGCGACCGGATGTGGCACTACACCGAGGGCATCGAGAACTGGAACCCGATCTGGGCCCGGCACGGCATCCGGATCCTGCCCGGCCCGTCGTCCCTCTGGCTGGACGCGCGCGGCAAACGGCTCCCCGTGCCGCTCTTCCCGGGCTTCGATACCCTGGGGACGCTCGAACACATCATGCGGTCCGGATACGAGTACACCTGGTTCGTGCTCGACCAGAAGATCATCGGCAAGGAGTTCGCCCTCTCGGGGTCCGAGCAGAACCCGGACCTGACCGGCAGGTCCGTCCGCGGCGTGATCGGCCGGGCCCGCGCCGACGTCCCCGGGCCCGTCAAGGCGTTCATGGACCGGGGCGCGGACTTCGTCGTGGAGAAGGACCTGGGCGCGCTGGTCCGCGGCATGAACGCGCTGACCGGCGACGGCCTGATCGACGAGGACGAGCTGCGCCGCGAGGTCACCGCACGCGACCGGGAGATCGCCAACCCGTTCACCAAGGACCTCCAGATCACGGCGATCCGGGGCGCCCGTACCTACCTGGGCGACAAGCTGATCCGTACGGCCAGGCCCCACCGCATCCTCGACCCCGCGGCCGGCCCGCTCATCGCCGTACGGCTCAACATCCTGACCCGCAAATCGCTGGGCGGCCTGGAGACGGACCTGTCCTCCCGGGTCCTGACCGAGGACGGCACCCCGCTGGCCGGCGTCTACGCGGCCGGCGAGGCGGCGGGCTTCGGCGGCGGGGGCGTCCACGGCTACCGCTCCCTGGAGGGCACCTTCCTGGGCGGCTGCGTCTTCTCCGGCCGCGCGGCGGGGCGGGCGGCGGCCGCGGCCACCGCCTGA
- a CDS encoding DUF202 domain-containing protein, whose product MTGAPRDPGLQPERTRLAWRRTTLSCTVVALLGVRQALQGGAGAAGAVAVALSLLAWLGFLRTAHRRMASMEAAEPGPLGPRRALTVAVCTVALAVFAAAMLY is encoded by the coding sequence GTGACCGGCGCGCCCCGGGATCCCGGGCTCCAGCCGGAGCGGACCCGGCTGGCGTGGCGGCGTACGACGCTGTCCTGCACGGTGGTGGCGCTGCTCGGGGTACGCCAGGCCCTTCAGGGCGGGGCGGGTGCGGCCGGGGCGGTCGCCGTGGCGCTGAGCCTGCTGGCATGGCTGGGGTTCCTGCGGACCGCGCACCGGCGGATGGCGTCGATGGAAGCCGCCGAGCCGGGCCCGCTGGGGCCGCGCCGGGCGCTGACGGTCGCGGTGTGCACGGTCGCGCTGGCGGTGTTCGCCGCCGCGATGCTGTACTGA
- a CDS encoding APC family permease → MPTGSTRTGAPGTGKTPRDAGTGGISTYKGEERALRADRLGTPGLLLSVLAASAPLMVVAGVMPTVFGVMGIVGQPLLYVILGIVLMLFGVGYAEMSRHVHNAGAFYAYIARGLGPTAGAGASLVALVAYSAMQVGIYGILGFEVSGLFATYLDTELSWWIPALVAVAVVGVLGWLKIDLNARVLGVLLVIECALVVVFDIAAVGKPGPEGLSLQAFDPGTLTGAGLGTALCFCIAAFVGFEQAPVYAEETSRPQVVVSRVMFLAVGYAALFLAVSSWALSVAAGPGSVVSTSLEEGPGMLFGLTEDRLGSTFTDVLHVLFVTGMFAALLSFHNVVARYAFAMGREGLLPAAFGRTSRTSGAPATGSVLQSAVSAVIVLAFALTDDKPAGDPTAPVLHLFTWMGNVGALGVIVLMAAASFAVIAFFVRRGAGRAQAPRLVASGLAGTALLTIAVFTVRDFGVLVGSGPGSVLNWLLPGVIVLALAGGLVYGAVLRSVKPDVHARIGLGNEAFQLEKAAGDTPAPR, encoded by the coding sequence ATGCCGACAGGCAGCACACGGACCGGCGCGCCCGGTACCGGGAAGACACCGCGCGACGCCGGCACCGGCGGCATCAGCACCTACAAGGGGGAGGAGCGCGCCCTGCGCGCGGACCGGCTCGGTACCCCGGGGCTGCTGCTCTCCGTCCTCGCCGCGAGCGCCCCCCTGATGGTCGTCGCCGGGGTGATGCCCACCGTCTTCGGCGTGATGGGCATCGTGGGGCAGCCCCTGCTGTACGTCATCCTCGGCATCGTCCTGATGCTGTTCGGCGTCGGATACGCCGAGATGAGCCGGCACGTCCACAACGCCGGCGCCTTCTACGCCTACATCGCCCGCGGCCTCGGCCCGACAGCCGGCGCCGGGGCCTCGCTCGTCGCCCTGGTCGCCTACAGCGCCATGCAGGTCGGCATCTACGGCATCCTCGGCTTCGAGGTGTCCGGTCTCTTCGCCACCTACCTCGACACCGAGCTGAGCTGGTGGATCCCCGCGCTGGTGGCGGTCGCCGTCGTCGGTGTGCTCGGCTGGCTGAAGATCGACCTCAACGCCAGGGTGCTCGGCGTGCTGCTCGTCATCGAGTGCGCCCTGGTCGTCGTCTTCGACATCGCCGCCGTCGGGAAGCCCGGCCCCGAGGGCCTGTCCCTGCAGGCATTCGACCCCGGCACTCTCACCGGGGCGGGCCTGGGCACCGCGCTCTGCTTCTGCATCGCCGCGTTCGTCGGCTTCGAACAGGCCCCCGTCTACGCCGAGGAGACCAGCCGCCCGCAGGTCGTCGTCTCCCGGGTGATGTTCCTGGCCGTCGGCTACGCGGCGCTCTTCCTCGCCGTCAGCTCCTGGGCCCTGAGCGTCGCCGCCGGCCCCGGCTCCGTGGTCAGCACCTCCCTGGAGGAAGGGCCGGGCATGCTCTTCGGGCTCACCGAGGACCGGCTCGGCTCCACCTTCACCGACGTGCTGCACGTCCTGTTCGTCACCGGCATGTTCGCCGCGTTGCTCAGCTTCCACAACGTGGTCGCCCGCTACGCCTTCGCCATGGGCCGCGAAGGGCTGCTGCCGGCGGCCTTCGGCCGGACCAGCCGGACCAGCGGCGCGCCCGCCACCGGGTCGGTGCTCCAGTCCGCGGTGTCCGCCGTCATCGTGCTGGCCTTCGCCCTCACCGACGACAAGCCGGCCGGTGACCCCACCGCGCCCGTCCTCCATTTGTTCACCTGGATGGGCAACGTGGGGGCGCTCGGCGTGATCGTCCTGATGGCCGCGGCGTCCTTCGCCGTCATCGCGTTCTTCGTGCGCCGGGGCGCCGGCCGCGCCCAGGCCCCCCGGCTCGTCGCCTCCGGCCTCGCGGGGACCGCCCTGCTGACCATCGCCGTGTTCACCGTCCGGGACTTCGGCGTACTCGTCGGCTCGGGCCCCGGGTCCGTACTCAACTGGCTGCTGCCCGGTGTCATCGTCCTCGCCCTCGCCGGCGGGCTGGTGTACGGCGCGGTGCTGCGTTCCGTCAAGCCGGACGTGCACGCGCGCATCGGACTCGGCAACGAGGCGTTCCAGCTGGAGAAGGCGGCCGGGGACACCCCCGCCCCGCGCTGA
- a CDS encoding NADP-dependent oxidoreductase translates to MKAISYSRYGSAGVLEYGERPDPKVGPDTVLVKVRAAAVNPVDWKAREGYLRSTLEAVFPVVPGWDVSGVVVQPGAAVDEFEVGDEVIGYVREDFLSRGTFAEYVAAPVRTLARKPLSVGFEEAAGLPLAGLTAYQVLHKVLRIQPGERILVHAAAGGVGSLAVQLARHAGCRVVGTASPHNHDYVTGLGGEPVEYGDGLAGRLRALAPDGFDAAFDTVGGEALRVSADTLAPGGRLASIADAEVFSYGGRYAYVRPDADDLAHLAGLAEQGIVSVRVARTFPLEQAAEAYRLNEEGRARGKVVVTVDWDA, encoded by the coding sequence ATGAAGGCGATCAGCTACAGCAGGTACGGCTCGGCCGGCGTCCTGGAGTACGGTGAGCGGCCCGACCCGAAGGTCGGCCCCGACACGGTCCTGGTGAAGGTACGGGCCGCCGCCGTGAACCCGGTCGACTGGAAGGCCCGCGAAGGCTACCTCCGCAGCACACTGGAGGCCGTCTTCCCGGTCGTCCCCGGCTGGGACGTCTCCGGGGTCGTCGTGCAGCCGGGCGCCGCCGTCGACGAGTTCGAGGTCGGGGACGAGGTCATCGGCTACGTACGCGAGGACTTCCTCTCCCGCGGCACCTTCGCCGAGTACGTCGCCGCCCCCGTGCGCACCCTCGCCCGCAAACCGCTCAGCGTCGGCTTCGAGGAGGCCGCCGGTCTGCCGCTCGCCGGACTGACCGCCTACCAGGTGCTCCACAAGGTCCTGAGGATCCAGCCCGGCGAGAGGATCCTCGTGCACGCCGCGGCCGGCGGGGTCGGCTCGCTCGCCGTCCAGCTGGCCCGGCACGCCGGCTGCCGGGTCGTCGGGACCGCGAGCCCCCACAACCACGACTACGTGACCGGGCTCGGCGGGGAACCCGTGGAGTACGGCGACGGACTGGCCGGACGGCTGCGCGCCCTGGCCCCGGACGGCTTCGACGCCGCGTTCGACACCGTCGGCGGCGAGGCGCTCCGCGTCTCCGCCGACACGCTCGCCCCGGGCGGCCGGCTCGCCTCGATCGCGGACGCCGAGGTCTTCTCCTACGGCGGGCGCTACGCCTACGTCCGGCCCGACGCCGACGACCTCGCGCACCTGGCGGGCCTCGCCGAGCAGGGCATCGTCTCCGTCCGCGTGGCCCGGACCTTCCCGCTGGAACAGGCCGCCGAGGCATACCGCCTCAACGAGGAGGGCCGCGCCCGCGGCAAGGTCGTCGTCACGGTGGACTGGGACGCCTGA
- a CDS encoding enolase C-terminal domain-like protein produces the protein MDTALLIDDVRLTPILIADPPLLNTQGVHQPYTPRLVVEVVTRGGVTGVGETYGDGAYLEPAESLARALVGRPVSDVNGLFTLADQVCGDSRTADEGVDAGGLRGVRNAGKLRLSVVSGFEVACLDALGKTLGLPVHALLGGKVRDRVEYSAYLFYRWAAHPGGSGEKDDWGAALDPAGIVAQARRFAREHGFGSFKLKGGVFPPDEEIAAVCALAEAFPGQALRLDPNGAWSVATSLHVAGRLKDVLEYLEDPASGIPAMAEVSAGTDLPLATNMCVTTLAELPEALARDAVQVVLSDHHYWGGLHRTRELAAICRTFGVGLSMHSNTHLGISLAAMNHVAATVPGLGHACDTHYPWQSEDVLTTRHTFQDGFLTVSDAPGLGVELDRDRLADLHRRWLDDDGTMRARDDAAAMRKADPDWVAPAVPRW, from the coding sequence ATGGATACCGCCTTGCTGATCGACGACGTCCGGCTGACCCCGATCCTCATCGCCGACCCGCCCCTGCTGAACACCCAGGGCGTCCACCAGCCGTACACCCCGCGGCTCGTGGTGGAGGTGGTCACCCGGGGCGGGGTGACCGGAGTCGGCGAGACCTACGGCGACGGCGCCTACCTGGAGCCCGCCGAGTCGCTGGCCCGCGCGCTCGTCGGCCGCCCGGTCAGCGATGTGAACGGCCTCTTCACCCTGGCCGACCAGGTGTGCGGTGACTCACGCACGGCTGACGAGGGGGTGGACGCCGGCGGACTGCGCGGCGTCCGGAACGCCGGGAAGCTGCGGCTCTCGGTCGTCTCCGGGTTCGAGGTGGCCTGTCTGGACGCCCTCGGCAAGACCCTCGGCCTCCCGGTGCACGCCCTGCTCGGCGGCAAGGTCCGCGACCGGGTCGAGTACAGCGCCTACCTCTTCTACCGCTGGGCCGCCCACCCCGGCGGCAGCGGCGAGAAGGACGACTGGGGCGCCGCGCTCGACCCCGCCGGAATCGTCGCCCAGGCCCGGCGCTTCGCCCGCGAGCACGGCTTCGGCTCCTTCAAGCTGAAGGGCGGGGTCTTCCCGCCCGACGAGGAGATCGCCGCCGTTTGCGCGCTCGCCGAAGCGTTCCCCGGGCAGGCGCTGCGGCTGGACCCCAACGGAGCCTGGTCGGTCGCGACCTCCCTCCACGTGGCCGGCCGGCTGAAGGACGTACTCGAATACCTGGAGGACCCGGCGAGCGGTATCCCGGCGATGGCGGAGGTCTCGGCGGGCACGGACCTGCCGCTCGCCACCAACATGTGCGTCACGACCCTCGCCGAGCTGCCCGAGGCCCTCGCCCGGGACGCCGTCCAGGTCGTCCTGTCCGACCACCACTACTGGGGCGGACTGCACCGCACCCGCGAACTGGCCGCGATCTGCCGGACCTTCGGCGTGGGGCTCTCCATGCACTCCAACACCCACCTCGGCATCAGCCTGGCGGCGATGAACCACGTCGCCGCCACCGTGCCCGGCCTCGGCCACGCCTGCGACACCCACTACCCCTGGCAGAGCGAGGACGTCCTCACCACCCGCCACACCTTCCAGGACGGCTTCCTCACCGTGTCCGACGCCCCCGGACTCGGGGTGGAACTCGACCGCGACCGGCTCGCGGACCTGCACCGCCGCTGGCTGGACGACGACGGCACGATGCGCGCCCGCGACGACGCCGCGGCCATGCGCAAGGCCGACCCCGACTGGGTGGCCCCGGCCGTCCCGCGCTGGTGA
- a CDS encoding DMT family transporter, whose amino-acid sequence MSLLVVLLSLGAACCLGLGFVLQQAAARTAPPGDFLSPRLLLDLMRVPSWLAGIGLMICGMVLGAFALGQGEVSVVEPLMATNLLFAMGLSRWLTGQRLGRQGWGGLWLLAGGVALFLLAGRPSGGEAVTEPLRRWLVIGLVAGLSLLLTAFARHPRAPATPALLGLAGGLLYGLQDALTRVCTLRLSEGGWGALFTSWEPYALVVMGVTSLIMVQSAFEAGPLRVSLPPLTAAQPLAGIVCGIGFLGDQVRTDAAALAWQAVGLAAIVTGIVLLGRHPAMPAGKNGTGHGSTAADAVRLDGGHESG is encoded by the coding sequence GTGTCCTTGCTGGTCGTCCTGCTCTCCCTCGGCGCCGCCTGCTGTCTGGGCCTCGGTTTTGTCCTGCAACAGGCCGCGGCCCGCACCGCGCCTCCCGGTGACTTCCTCTCCCCCCGGCTGCTGCTCGACCTCATGCGGGTCCCGAGCTGGCTCGCCGGAATCGGTCTGATGATCTGCGGAATGGTCCTCGGCGCATTCGCGCTGGGGCAGGGAGAGGTGTCGGTCGTCGAGCCTCTGATGGCCACCAACCTGCTGTTCGCGATGGGCCTCTCCCGGTGGCTCACCGGCCAGCGGCTCGGCCGGCAGGGCTGGGGCGGGCTGTGGCTGCTGGCGGGCGGGGTCGCCCTGTTCCTGCTGGCGGGCCGCCCGTCCGGCGGCGAGGCGGTGACGGAGCCCTTGCGGCGCTGGCTGGTGATCGGCCTGGTGGCCGGGCTCTCGTTGCTGCTGACGGCGTTCGCCCGCCACCCCCGGGCGCCCGCGACTCCCGCGCTGCTCGGTCTGGCGGGTGGTCTGCTGTACGGACTCCAGGACGCCCTGACCCGGGTCTGCACCCTGCGGCTGAGCGAGGGCGGGTGGGGGGCGCTGTTCACCAGCTGGGAGCCGTACGCCCTGGTCGTCATGGGCGTCACCAGCCTGATCATGGTCCAGAGCGCCTTCGAGGCGGGGCCGCTGCGGGTGTCCCTCCCTCCGCTCACCGCCGCCCAGCCGCTCGCCGGGATCGTGTGCGGCATCGGTTTCCTGGGCGACCAGGTGCGTACCGACGCCGCCGCCCTGGCCTGGCAGGCGGTGGGACTCGCCGCGATCGTGACGGGGATCGTGCTGCTCGGCCGGCACCCGGCGATGCCCGCCGGGAAGAACGGGACGGGACACGGTTCCACGGCCGCGGACGCGGTGAGGTTGGATGGAGGGCATGAATCCGGCTGA